The sequence CGGTGTTGGACTATGTGCGCCGCCTCGGCCCGGAAGCGAACTGACAGGCGTGCGCGGCTGCGGTTTCGCAACGAGAACATATTGCGAACATCGAACAAACAGAGTACAAGTGCGGTAACCTCTGCCCCGCCGCCCTTTCCCCTTGCGCCCAGCCCGGAGCCCGGCAATGACTCAATCGACTCTGCGACTCGTTGAAGGATCTTCCATGGACAAGTCCAAGGCGCTCGACGCCGCCCTGACCCAGATTGAGCGCCATTTCGGCAAGGGCTCGATCATGCGGCTGGGCAAGAACGACAAGATCATGGAGATCGAGACGGTCTCCACCGGCTCGCTCGGCCTCGACATTGCCCTCGGCATTGGTGGCCTGCCGCGCGGGCGGGTGATCGAGATTTTCGGGCCGGAATCCTCCGGCAAGACCACGCTCGCCCTGCACACCATCGCGGAATCGCAGAAGAAGGGCGGCGTGTGCGCCTTCATCGACGCCGAACACGCGCTGGACCCGATCTATGCCCGCAAGCTCGGCGTGGACCTCGACAATCTGCTGATCTCGCAGCCCGATGCCGGCGAGCAGGCGCTGGAGATCGCCGACACGCTGGTGCGCTCCGGCGCGGTGGATGTGCTGGTGGTGGATTCGGTCGCGGCGCTCACCCCGCGGGCGGAACTCGACGGCGAGATGGGCGACAATCAGCCCGGCATGCAGGCGCGGCTGATGAGTCAGGCGCTACGCAAGCTCACTGCCTCGATCAACCGCTCCCACACCATGGTGATCTTCATCAACCAGATCCGCATGAAGATCGGCGTGATGTATGGCAGCCCGGAAACCACCACGGGCGGCAATGCGCTGAAATTCTATGCCTCCGTCCGCCTCGACATCCGCCGCATCGGCGCGATCAAGGAGCGCGAGGAGGTTGTCGGCAACCAGACCCGCGTCAAGGTGGTGAAGAACAAGCTGGCGCCGCCCTTCAAGCAGGTCGAGTTCGACATCATGTATGGCGAGGGCGTCTCCAAGATGGGCGAATTGATCGACCTCGGCGTCAAGGCCGGCGTGGTCGAGAAGTCCGGCGCCTGGTTCTCCTATGACAGCCAGCGCCTCGGCCAGGGTCGCGAGAACGCCAAGACCTTCCTGCGCCAGCACCCCGAGGTTTCCGGACGCATCGAGGCGACCATCCGCCAGAATGCCGGCCTCATTGCCGAGCAGATCCTCGCGGGCAGCGAAGAGAG comes from Ancylobacter polymorphus and encodes:
- the recA gene encoding recombinase RecA, with the translated sequence MTQSTLRLVEGSSMDKSKALDAALTQIERHFGKGSIMRLGKNDKIMEIETVSTGSLGLDIALGIGGLPRGRVIEIFGPESSGKTTLALHTIAESQKKGGVCAFIDAEHALDPIYARKLGVDLDNLLISQPDAGEQALEIADTLVRSGAVDVLVVDSVAALTPRAELDGEMGDNQPGMQARLMSQALRKLTASINRSHTMVIFINQIRMKIGVMYGSPETTTGGNALKFYASVRLDIRRIGAIKEREEVVGNQTRVKVVKNKLAPPFKQVEFDIMYGEGVSKMGELIDLGVKAGVVEKSGAWFSYDSQRLGQGRENAKTFLRQHPEVSGRIEATIRQNAGLIAEQILAGSEESEDGDDAE